The following DNA comes from Oikeobacillus pervagus.
AAACCAATTTTTATGTTGAAAAATCAAACAGAAAACAAGCTGAAATAAGTAAGAGCAACTGAAACCAAAGGATTTTTTAATTCCTGCTTGGCGTAGATGTTTATTCATTTCAAGCTCAGAAAAAACAGAATCAAGTTCTTTTGGTAGTTGATTATATTGGCTATTTTGGTCTATCATATAGGGAGCACCTCTTCTATGTGGTAGTGTTTTCTAGACAATCTCACTATACCAAAGATCGAGGTGTTTTTCATTTTTTAATAAACCGTGTCAAGCAATATATTTAATAACTCTTAAACCGCAATACAACCAATGATTAGCACTTATTTTTTTGGTGCGAAAGTTGAGTTATTAAAATTACTTTTTTTAATTTGTTTTTTAAGTAAAAAAATAACAAACCTACATCAACTTTTTAGAAATTTATTTTATCAAATAAATCAATAACGTTTATTTAACTTGAAGTAACGCTTTTTGAGCGTTTACTATTCCATTACCATACAAAAATGGTTCTCCTATCTCATCAGCTGTTTCATTAAGGATTTTCCTAACTTCCTTGTTAGTTAGTTTGGGATTCTTTTCCATAATGAGGGCTGCTATCCCTGTAATATAAGGAGCTGCCATTGATGTTCCATCCCTTTGGCCATAACTATTATTGGGTTCTGTGCTATAGATATTTTCACCTGGGGCCATTAACTCTAATGATTCCCCAACACTTGAAAATACAGATCTTTTATTGTTTTGATCTACCGACCCTACAGCAATGACTGAATCATAAGCACCTGGGAAGGTTATACTCTCTTTCAAATACATTCCTTGATTTCCAGCCGAGGAAATTAATAAGATCCCTTTATCATAAGCTTTTTGAACAGCATAGTTTACTATTTTTGATCTTTTTTGGGAACTAATACTTGTGTGAACAATGTCCATCTTATTATCTAAACACCAATCA
Coding sequences within:
- a CDS encoding S8 family peptidase, with protein sequence MNNSGNNIKKEETIFSIEKDGDLKSSDVSQTYQSQILNQLNISTKIKTKYTGKGVKIAILDSGIDISHEDLSIKDEVSFLNTEDTSYSTGHGTHVAGIIGAKPTNNGSVEGIAPETDLFSIKILNERDVGKNSILISAIDWCLDNKMDIVHTSISSQKRSKIVNYAVQKAYDKGILLISSAGNQGMYLKESITFPGAYDSVIAVGSVDQNNKRSVFSSVGESLELMAPGENIYSTEPNNSYGQRDGTSMAAPYITGIAALIMEKNPKLTNKEVRKILNETADEIGEPFLYGNGIVNAQKALLQVK